TCGCCCACCTGATCGCCCTGCGCCCCGACGCGCAGACCTTCCTGGCCGCCATTCAGAAGGCCGGCAAGCGGGTGATCATGATCACCAATGCGCACCGCGACTCGCTGTCATTGAAGCTCGAACGCATTGAGCTGGCGCCCTATTTCGAGCGTCTGATCAGCTCCCACGACTACGGTTTCCCCAAGGAAAACCCGCAGTTCTGGGATGCCCTGCATGCCGACACCGGCTTCGACCCGACACGCAGCCTGTTCATCGACGACACCCTGCCGATCCTGCGCAGCGCCCGCACCTACGGCGTGGCACACCTGCTGGCGGTCCGCGAGCCTGACAGCCGCAAGGGCCCGAAAGACACCGAGGAGTTCGCGGCGGTGGACAGCTACCTGACACTGATCGACAACCTTGCCGGCCCGACTTGAGCCGCCATGCCGAACCCGGTAGCGGCTTCAGCCGCGAAAAGACATTGCGGCTAAAGCCAATACTGGTCAATTAGTCGTTATGTGGCTTGGTGGGAGCGGCTTTAGCCGCGAAAGCGCCAGGAAACTCACTGCATTTGCTGCGAACATGCGGTCGCTTCGCGGCTGAAGCCGCTCCTACTCCAAGCCGCAAAGCGCTTAACCGAACAGTATTGCGGCTCAAGCCGCCCCTGGCTTCGAGGTCAATCGGGAATGCGCAGCACCTGGCCGGGATAGATGCGGTCCGGGCTCTTGAGCATGGGCTGGTTGGCTTTGAAGATCTTCTGAAACTGGCCGGCGTCGCCATAGACGGCCCTGGCAATGCCCCCGAGGGTGTCGCCCGACTTCACCGTGACGAAGCGCGGCTGCGGCTCTGGCGTACCGCCACCACTGCCGCCACTCCCACTCCCGCCGCCGCCGACGGTGATCTGGTCATCGACCTGCTCGATGCCCTTGATGTTACCCAGCGCCAGCAGGATCTTTTCCTTCTCCTCCTGGCTGGCCACCTGGCCGCTGACCACGACCTTGCGGTCGCCCTCCACGCTGATC
The Pseudomonas sp. DTU_2021_1001937_2_SI_NGA_ILE_001 DNA segment above includes these coding regions:
- the yrfG gene encoding GMP/IMP nucleotidase gives rise to the protein MPALPWNAIDTVLLDMDGTLLDLHFDEHFWMHHLPRRYAERHGISEAMAWLEIKPLFIDNAGTLNWYCLDFWSRELKLPIRELKQEVAHLIALRPDAQTFLAAIQKAGKRVIMITNAHRDSLSLKLERIELAPYFERLISSHDYGFPKENPQFWDALHADTGFDPTRSLFIDDTLPILRSARTYGVAHLLAVREPDSRKGPKDTEEFAAVDSYLTLIDNLAGPT
- the lysM gene encoding peptidoglycan-binding protein LysM gives rise to the protein MGLFDFVKDAGESVLDFLTPGRAHADDLKKHIENVGLGNPNVQISVEGDRKVVVSGQVASQEEKEKILLALGNIKGIEQVDDQITVGGGGSGSGGSGGGTPEPQPRFVTVKSGDTLGGIARAVYGDAGQFQKIFKANQPMLKSPDRIYPGQVLRIPD